A region of Acidithiobacillus ferridurans DNA encodes the following proteins:
- a CDS encoding ribosome-binding factor A, giving the protein MLHGSHRPYPRGARVAHLLREEIAAVLPRLHGMSSGLSPLPPSITMVDLPTDMRSATVYFSLMDGPDRADTVRKTLQDHAGEIRQMLGRRLALRRIPPLQFVYDARFDRGAEMAELLAHLPPAPEDLP; this is encoded by the coding sequence ATGTTGCACGGTTCTCATCGCCCCTACCCGCGCGGCGCCAGGGTGGCTCATTTGCTCCGGGAAGAGATAGCGGCGGTGTTGCCGCGTCTGCACGGCATGTCTTCCGGGTTGTCTCCGCTACCCCCCAGCATCACGATGGTGGATTTGCCGACGGACATGCGCTCGGCAACCGTATATTTTTCGTTGATGGATGGCCCCGATCGGGCCGATACGGTGCGCAAAACTCTGCAGGACCATGCCGGCGAGATCCGGCAGATGCTGGGAAGGCGGTTGGCGTTGAGGCGCATCCCACCACTGCAATTTGTCTACGACGCGCGTTTTGACCGTGGTGCGGAAATGGCGGAACTCCTGGCCCATCTTCCGCCCGCGCCGGAGGACCTGCCATGA
- the infB gene encoding translation initiation factor IF-2, with the protein MTVTVANFAAELGVTNARLLEQLNAAGISKNAAEDVVTEDDKHRLLASLRSAHGEGGGEPRRITLNRTSTTEIKQSVGAGKSRTVQVEVRRKRTYVKREAIAEEATESAIPEQLPVDAQVAAALQEFAPAVEAVAAGGPATVSGESEPAEEVVDQPQQVPYDATAASEEVAAVQEAPRSEVKLAATPSRIPERPALDRGRTSAVGTDRARPTAPPASRAPAAAPPPKGKKAGPTGRGDDDARRGGAARRGGRRSEDGGNADALALARRRKSADKRNRGRGGPAVSEWAVAPVIREVALPETITVGELASRMAIKATDVIKTMMKMGVMATINQVIDQETAAIVVEELGHKVKLVGITSPEAFLTEEGAAETPVMGRRPPVVTVMGHVDHGKTSLLDRIRSTQVASGEAGGITQHIGAYHVETPKGMVTFLDTPGHEAFTAMRARGAQATDIVVLVVAADDGVMPQTIEAIHHAKAAKVPIVVAVNKIDKPSVDPERIRQELAGHEVVPEEWGGDAQFVNVSAKTGLHIDDLLDAILLQAEMLDLDVQINGPAKGVVIESRLDRGRGVVASVLVRQGTLHTGDMLLAGAQFGRVRALVDDAGRPTQLVAPGMPAEVLGLGDVPQAGDEVVVVADERKAREVALFRQGKFRDVRLAKSQKATLESLFEAAADGQLQQLNLLIKADVQGSAEALTTTLERLSTAEVKVNVIHSGVGGITESDVNLAAASQAVIIGFNVRAEAPARRLIEHSGVDVRYHSIIYDAVDEVKAAMSGMLAPEIRERILGHAQVRETFRVPKVGMVAGCMVTDGLLRRSAKVRVIRQDVVIYSGEMDSLRRFKEDVKEVREGFECGVGIRNFNDLKNGDIIEVFETTEVARTV; encoded by the coding sequence ATGACGGTAACTGTCGCCAATTTTGCTGCTGAATTGGGTGTAACGAATGCTCGGTTGTTGGAGCAGTTGAACGCTGCGGGCATTTCCAAGAATGCGGCCGAGGATGTGGTCACTGAGGACGACAAACATCGTCTTCTGGCTTCGTTGCGCAGTGCGCACGGAGAGGGTGGCGGTGAACCGCGCCGTATTACGCTCAACCGCACCAGTACCACCGAAATCAAACAGTCCGTAGGCGCAGGCAAGTCGCGCACGGTACAAGTGGAAGTGCGCCGCAAACGGACTTACGTCAAACGGGAAGCGATAGCCGAAGAGGCCACCGAGTCTGCTATACCGGAACAGTTGCCGGTCGATGCTCAGGTGGCCGCTGCTTTGCAGGAATTCGCGCCGGCCGTGGAAGCGGTCGCTGCAGGCGGCCCCGCGACGGTTTCTGGGGAGTCGGAGCCTGCGGAGGAGGTTGTCGATCAGCCGCAGCAGGTGCCGTACGATGCGACGGCCGCGAGCGAAGAGGTGGCGGCGGTACAAGAGGCGCCACGTTCCGAAGTGAAGCTTGCGGCAACTCCCTCACGCATTCCCGAGCGACCTGCCCTGGATCGTGGCAGGACATCGGCGGTCGGCACGGATCGTGCGCGTCCCACAGCACCGCCGGCTAGCAGAGCGCCCGCGGCAGCGCCGCCGCCAAAAGGCAAAAAAGCGGGGCCGACGGGGCGCGGCGACGACGACGCCCGCCGTGGCGGTGCTGCCCGGCGGGGCGGGCGGCGTAGTGAAGACGGTGGCAATGCCGATGCCCTGGCTCTGGCACGGCGCCGTAAGTCCGCAGACAAACGAAACCGCGGCAGGGGTGGTCCTGCGGTCAGCGAGTGGGCGGTGGCACCGGTCATCCGCGAAGTGGCGCTCCCGGAAACGATCACCGTGGGTGAACTGGCCAGCCGGATGGCGATCAAGGCTACCGATGTGATCAAAACGATGATGAAGATGGGCGTGATGGCCACCATCAATCAGGTGATCGATCAGGAAACCGCCGCAATCGTCGTGGAAGAGTTGGGACACAAGGTGAAGCTGGTGGGAATCACCAGCCCCGAGGCTTTTTTGACGGAAGAAGGGGCGGCAGAGACGCCGGTCATGGGCCGTCGGCCCCCCGTGGTGACCGTCATGGGACATGTGGATCATGGTAAAACGTCGCTGTTGGACCGAATTCGCTCTACCCAGGTAGCGAGTGGTGAGGCCGGGGGTATTACCCAGCACATCGGTGCCTACCACGTGGAGACGCCCAAGGGCATGGTGACCTTCCTCGATACGCCTGGCCATGAGGCGTTTACGGCGATGCGGGCCCGCGGCGCGCAGGCGACGGATATCGTCGTGCTGGTGGTGGCGGCCGATGACGGGGTGATGCCCCAGACGATCGAGGCGATTCACCACGCCAAGGCGGCCAAGGTGCCCATTGTGGTGGCCGTCAACAAGATCGATAAACCCTCCGTGGATCCGGAACGCATACGCCAGGAACTCGCCGGCCATGAAGTGGTGCCCGAGGAGTGGGGCGGTGACGCGCAATTTGTGAATGTTTCGGCAAAGACCGGGTTGCATATCGATGATCTGCTGGACGCCATTTTGTTGCAGGCGGAGATGCTGGATCTGGATGTGCAGATCAACGGTCCGGCGAAGGGCGTGGTCATCGAGTCCCGGCTGGATCGTGGACGTGGTGTCGTGGCATCGGTGCTGGTCCGTCAGGGCACCCTGCATACGGGTGATATGCTTCTGGCCGGCGCGCAATTTGGACGTGTCCGGGCGCTGGTGGATGATGCCGGGCGACCTACACAATTGGTGGCTCCGGGCATGCCGGCAGAGGTGCTCGGGCTGGGAGATGTTCCCCAGGCCGGTGATGAGGTGGTCGTGGTGGCGGATGAACGCAAGGCTCGCGAAGTGGCGCTCTTTCGCCAGGGCAAGTTCCGTGATGTACGTCTGGCGAAGAGTCAGAAAGCGACGCTGGAGAGCCTGTTCGAGGCGGCAGCGGATGGACAGTTGCAGCAGTTGAATCTGCTGATCAAGGCGGACGTACAGGGTTCCGCCGAGGCTTTGACCACTACCTTGGAACGCCTTTCCACCGCAGAGGTCAAGGTCAATGTCATCCACTCCGGGGTCGGTGGAATCACGGAGTCCGATGTGAATCTTGCCGCGGCGTCACAGGCGGTTATCATCGGCTTCAACGTGCGTGCGGAAGCTCCGGCGCGGCGCCTGATCGAACATAGCGGGGTGGATGTTCGTTACCACAGTATCATTTACGACGCGGTGGACGAGGTGAAGGCCGCCATGAGTGGTATGCTCGCGCCGGAAATCCGTGAGCGTATCCTGGGTCATGCGCAGGTGCGTGAGACATTCCGGGTGCCCAAGGTGGGCATGGTCGCGGGTTGTATGGTTACCGACGGCCTCCTGCGGCGCAGCGCGAAGGTTCGGGTGATCCGTCAGGATGTGGTCATCTATTCCGGAGAAATGGACTCACTGCGGCGTTTCAAGGAAGACGTCAAGGAAGTGCGTGAAGGCTTTGAGTGTGGTGTGGGTATCCGCAACTTCAATGACCTGAAGAATGGTGACATCATCGAGGTGTTTGAAACCACTGAAGTGGCGCGAACGGTCTAG